From one Culex quinquefasciatus strain JHB chromosome 3, VPISU_Cqui_1.0_pri_paternal, whole genome shotgun sequence genomic stretch:
- the LOC6045114 gene encoding neurofibromin isoform X7, with the protein MATQKPGEWANSLLARFEEQLPYRTGPHGTQARLSIDQTMTCLIQISRYRFSLVISGLTKMLQRVNEIFIILQFQPPACRGHEPERCCYDSLIVILETLERCLSGQSKDTARFEEAMNVKLLLREICQFIDIQNENNQNAASLKALASKVLYALSQNHFGAVFNRISARLQELSTCSEENPDYSDIELIQHIDLDVNRLTKLLAETIQKFKSLKKSAHFILLNSLEKALWNWIEFHPKEFEDLQRSPNDELSKCCETFFDILDSYAENKKARTLLWPLQIMLLVLSPKVLEEIVNADSGAPCSPRHVKKKHFMEGIKKGLGAHASSKQSTESAAIACVKLCKASTYININDSNNVTFQLVQSVINDLKALLFNPAKPFSRSQIYNTQDTDLMIDCWVSCFRIKPHNNEALKVCLSLNSPPAYHYVIVSSLLKIVTHARLPWWPKIDLVYARSAELRALFTDTLNKATQGYIAHTPLRMITSLTLKSKDAQSRLTRPDEGPAHKALLLLMVRLIHADPMLLLNSLGKAGHEVQSSTLELINGLVSLVHQPTMPDVAQEAMEALLALHSPDKIEVWNPEAPINTFWDVSSQVLFSISQKLIQHQIANYTDVLKWLREILICRNTFLQRHKDYATVGCHIAICRQAHIKLEVVFFMYLWSVDLDAVMVSLSCFGLLCEEAEIRSGSDELSVGLILPNYHLYQELSHVSSTLTTQNTESRYNFYEHTQGRAALQKNIMSLLRKIEHCVNGVQPAWEETFRNWEVTSKLLQNYPKGKLEDGQAEVLHRSMGKRRASHQSTEHDLEEQITEWANMTWFLLALGGVCLQKPRNQRTTHTQALPIGASGPSLMQSTTSLSSSSSGRGSMHPIMGSLVSSMGGGSQDVQYCPVTQFIGQLLRLLVCNNEKFGPQIQKHVKELVGQEMSAQLYPILFDQIRAIVEKFFDQQGQVVVTDINTQFIEHTIYIMKSVLDGRQSKDQNDQPSNSEHLGVTSIENLMLAIVRYVRHLDMTVHAIHIKTKLCQLVEVMMKRRDDLAFRQEMKFRNKLVEYLTDWVMGTSHQIAPPSSGDVTIITRDLDQACMEAVAALLRGLPLQPEESDRGDLMDAKSALFLKYFTLFMNLLNDCVDGSEADKDANNPPLLPPRPRVAAGKLTALRNATIQAMSNLLSANIDSGLMHSIDLGYNPDLQTRAAFMEVLTQILQQGTEFDTLAESVMADRFEQLVQLVTMISDKGELPIAMALASVVTTSQMDELARVLVTLFDAKHLLSPLLWNMFYREVEVSDCMQTLFRGNSLGSKIMAFCFKIYGASYLQGLLEPLIRPLLDDPVTSFEVDPARLEATEDIEVNRKNLIALTQKVFDAIVNSADRFPPQLRSMCHCLYQVLSKRFPNLLQNNIGAVGTVIFLRFINPAIVSPQELGIVGKQVPTQIKRGLMLMSKILQNIANHVEFSKEQHMLCFNDFLRSHFEGGRRFFIQIASDCETVDQTSHSMSFISDANVLALHRLLWSHQERIGDYLSSSRDHKAVGRRPFDKMATLLAYLGPPEHKPVDSHLLFSSYARWSSIDMSSTNFEEIMVKHQMHEKEEFKTLKSMNIFYQAGTSKAGNPVFYYIARRYKIGETNGDLLIYHVILSLKPFCHSPFEVVIDFTHTCSDNRFRTEFLQKWFYVLPEVAYENLHAVYIYNCNSWVREYTKFHDRILVPLKGCRKLIFLDSPAKLNDVIDPEQQKLPGATLSLDEDLKVFNNALKLSHKDTKVAIKVGPTALQITSAEKTKVLAHSVLLNDVYYASEIEEVCLVDDNQFTLSIANESSQLSFIHNDCDNIVQAIIHIRNRWELSQPDSVTVHQKIRPKDVPGTLLNMALLNLGSSDPNLRTAAYNQLCALTATFDLKIEGQLLETQGLCIPSNNTIFIKSVSETLATNEPHLTLEFLEECIQGFQRSTIELKHLCLEYMTPWLANLVRFCKPSDEGKRQKQVALILEKLINLTIDQKEMYPSIQAKIWGSIGQIPELIDMVLDNFIHKSVSSGLGSPQVEIMADTAVALASANVQLVAKKVIGRLCRVMDKTCHSPTQYLEQHMMWDDIAILARYLLMLSFNNCLDVARHLPYLFHSVTFLVCSGSLSMRASTHGLVINIIHSLCTCTKPSFSEETQRVLRLSLDEFSLPKFYLLFGISKVKSAAVTAFRSSCRHPNDRWLGNERVSQAPPADRERLALPSLEVITDALLEIMEACMRDIPECDWLQTWTSLAKSFAFCYNPALQPRALIVFGCISKSITDQDVKQLLRILVKALESFNDIILLEALVMCLTRLQPLLRPESPIHKALFWIAISVLQLDESTLYAAGLALLEQNLHTLNSQQLFDKQNIADVMMATREPLEWHFKQLDHAVGLSFKSNFHFALVGHLLKGFRHPTPTTVSRTSRILTMLLGIIAKPQRRDKFEVTPESVAYLTALVCLSEEVRSRCHVKHTLPRVDVAGGDPTAAGAATGGAQPGSAGGNGGNVRRQKSWDMLDQSAIQYARQSHKVQQHQERGSRSSVSNESNVLLDPEVLPDSSTQALVLTVLATLVKYTTDETETRVLYQYLAEGSVVFPKVFPVIHSLLDQKVNNVLSVSNDQIVLASVQSIIQNMLASEDASQQPLHFLQSCGFGGLWRFAGPFTKYNMMVESSELFVNCLEAMVETCLPVEETAPMPPSPRPYNLSSSLSSLTLGSPTDKAFSSESLDHDGFSGSVSSLRRASCSKARSTKHRFVDSPTHNI; encoded by the exons ATGGCCACCCAGAAGCCCGGCGAGTGGGCCAACTCGCTTTTGGCCCGGTTCGAGGAACAG CTGCCATACCGCACCGGTCCTCATGGAACGCAAGCTCGTCTCAGTATCGACCAGACGATGACCTGTTTAATTCAGATCTCCCGGTACCGGTTCTCGCTGGTCATTTCCGGCCTAACCAAGATGCTCCAGCGGGTCAACGAGATT TTTATTATTTTGCAGTTTCAGCCGCCGGCCTGCCGCGGTCACGAGCCCGAACGCTGCTGCTACGATTCGCTGATAGTAATTCTGGAGACGCTCGAGCGATGCCTGTCCGGACAGTCCAAGGATACGGCACGGTTCGAGGAAGCCATGAACGTGAAGCTGCTACTGAGAGAAATATGTCAGTTTATAG ATATTCAAAACGAAAACAATCAGAACGCAGCCTCACTGAAAGCGTTAGCTTCCAAAGTCCTGTACGCTCTATCTCAGAATCATTTCGGAGCTGTTTTCAATCGCATTTCGGCACGACTGCAGGAACTCAGCACCTGCTCGGAGGAAAACCCAGATTACAGCGACATCGAGCTCATACAACATATCGATTTGGACGTGAATCGCCTGACTAAGCTGTTGGCAGAAACCATACAAAAGTTCAAATCGTTGAAAAAGTCAGCCCACTTTATACTGCTGAATTCCCTGGAAAAGGCCCTCTGGAATTGGATAGAGTTCCACCCAAAAGAGTTTGAAGACTTGCAGCGCAGCCCGAATGACGAGCTATCAAAGTGCTGCGagacatttttcgatattttggatTCGTACGCAGAAAACAAAAAGGCCAGAACACTGTTGTGGCCACTGCAAATAATGTTGCTGGTGCTAAGTCCCAAGGTGCTGGAAGAAATCGTAAACGCAGACTCTGGAGCTCCTTGCTCGCCGAGGCACGTGAAGAAAAAACATTTCATGGAAGGCATCAAAAAGGGCCTAGGAGCACACGCATCTTCGAAACAGTCCACCGAATCAGCAGCTATCGCGTGTGTCAAGCTATGCAAGGCATCAACGTACATCAACATCAACGACTCCAACAACGTAACGTTTCAACTGGTGCAGAGCGTCATCAATGATCTGAAGGCACTGCTGTTCAACCCAGCCAAACCATTCTCCCGATCGCAGATTTACAACACCCAGGATACCGACCTTATGATCGACTGTTGGGTGTCCTGCTTTCGGATCAAACCGCACAACAACGAAGCACTTAAGGTCTGTCTCAGTCTTAACTCACCGCCAGCATATCATTACGTCATTGTCAGCTCGCTGCTGAAGATCGTGACCCATGCTCGGTTGCCTTGGTGGCCTAAGATTGATCTGGTGTACGCCAGATCGGCAGAACTACGCGCCCTCTTCACGGACACTCTGAACAAAGCCACCCAAGGCTACATAGCGCACACTCCACTCAGGATGATCACATCGCTTACGCTCAAGTCAAAAGACGCTCAGAGTAGACTGACACGACCCGACGAAGGTCCGGCCCACAAAGCGCTACTTCTGCTGATGGTAAGACTGATTCATGCCGATCCAATGCTATTGCTGAACAGTCTCGGCAAAGCCGGCCACGAAGTGCAGAGTTCAACGCTGGAGTTGATCAACGGGTTAGTCTCACTGGTTCATCAACCCACCATGCCCGACGTTGCACAAGAAGCTATGGAAGCATTACTAGCCCTTCATTCGCCTGACAAAATTGAGGTTTGGAATCCTGAAGCACCAATCAACACGTTCTGGGACGTCAGCTCACAAGTTTTGTTCTCAATATCCCAGAAACTAATTCAGCATCAAATTGCCAACTACACCGACGTACTGAAATGGTTGCGAGAAATATTGATCTGCCGGAATACCTTCCTCCAGAGACACAAGGATTACGCCACCGTAGGATGTCACATCGCGATCTGCCGGCAGGCACACATCAAGCTAGAAGTTGTATTCTTCATGTATTTATGGTCTGTGGATTTGGACGCGGTTATGGTTTCGCTGTCTTGCTTCGGATTGCTATGCGAAGAGGCTGAAATTCGCTCGGGTTCGGACGAGCTCAGTGTGGGACTCATTTTGCCAAACTATCATCTCTACCAGGAACTGTCACACGTGTCCAGCACGCTGACAACGCAAAACACCGAATCGCGATACAACTTTTACGAGCACACACAAGGACGAGCGGCTCTGCAAAAAAACATCATGTCGCTGTTGAGGAAAATCGAGCATTGTGTGAACGGCGTGCAGCCCGCATGGGAAGAAACGTTCCGAAACTGGGAGGTCACCTCAAAACTGTTGCAGAACTATCCCAAGGGAAAGCTGGAAGATGGACAAGCGGAGGTCCTTCATAGAAGCATGGGTAAGCGAAGAGCTAGTCACCAAAGTACGGAGCACGATCTCGAAGAGCAGATCACCGAATGGGCAAACATGACATGGTTCCTGTTGGCGCTTGGTGGCGTTTGCTTGCAGAAACCTCGTAACCAACGAACGACCCACACCCAGGCGCTACCCATCGGTGCTAGTGGCCCTTCGTTGATGCAGTCTACCACGTCACTGTCCAGTTCCAGCTCTGGTCGTGGCTCGATGCATCCGATTATGGGCTCGCTGGTGTCATCAATGGGAGGCGGTAGTCAAGATGTTCAGTATTGTCCCGTTACGCAGTTCATCGGCCAGTTGCTGCGTCTGCTGGTTTGCAACAACGAAAAGTTTGGGCCCCAAATTCAAAAGCACGTGAAAGAGCTTGTCGGACAGGAAATGTCAGCCCAACTTTATCCAATACTGTTTGATCAGATTCGAGCAATCGTGGAAAAGTTCTTCGACCAGCAAGGCCAGGTCGTGGTTACCGACATCAACACGCAGTTTATCGAGCATACCATTTACATCATGAAATCGGTGTTGGATGGACGGCAAAGCAAGGATCAGAACGATCAACCGTCCAACTCGGAACATCTGGGCGTAACTAGCATCGAGAATCTTATGTTGGCCATTGTACGTTACGTTCGCCACCTTGATATGACAGTGCATGCAATCCACATCAAAACAAAGCTGTGCCAATTGGTGGAGGTGATGATGAAACGTCGAGACGATCTCGCTTTTCGACAGGAGATGAAGTTCCGCAACAAGCTGGTTGAATACCTTACCGATTGGGTCATGGGAACGTCCCATCAGATCGCGCCGCCGAGTTCCGGAGACGTTACAATCATCACTCGTGATTTGGACCAGGCCTGTATGGAAGCGGTTGCTGCCCTTCTTCGTGGGCTACCGCTCCAACCGGAAGAATCGGATCGTGGCGATCTGATGGATGCAAAGAGTGCATTGTTCCTAAAGTATTTCACTCTCTTTATGAATCTCCTGAATGACTGCGTAGATGGATCTGAAGCAGACAAGGATGCCAACAATCCGCCGCTGTTACCTCCAAGACCTCGTGTAGCAGCCGGGAAGTTGACAGCACTACGGAACGCTACAATTCAGGCAATGTCCAATCTACTTAGCGCAAACATTGATTCCGGCCTAATGCACTCGATTGATTTGGGCTATAATCCCGATTTACAAACCAGAGCAGCTTTTATGGAAGTGCTTACACAAATCCTGCAACAAGGAACCGAGTTTGACACACTAGCAGAATCCGTGATGGCCGATCGATTTGAACAGCTGGTTCAGCTTGTGACAATGATAAGTGACAAGGGTGAATTACCTATCGCGATGGCTTTGGCATCGGTGGTCACAACTTCTCAAATGGATGAGCTTGCGCGCGTTTTGGTAACCCTGTTTGATGCCAAACACTTGCTGTCCCCTCTGCTGTGGAACATGTTTTACCGTGAGGTGGAGGTTTCCGATTGCATGCAGACGCTGTTCCGTGGAAACTCTTTGGGAAGCAAAATAATGGCCTTCTGCTTCAAGATCTACGGTGCAAGCTATCTACAGGGACTGCTGGAACCGCTGATTCGTCCACTGCTTGACGATCCAGTCACAAGCTTCGAGGTAGATCCTGCTCGCTTGGAGGCCACAGAGGACATCGAAGTGAACAGAAAGAATCTGATTGCCCTTACGCAGAAAGTGTTTGACGCCATTGTCAACTCCGCGGACCGGTTTCCGCCACAACTTCGCTCAATGTGTCACTGCTTGTACCAGGTGCTGAGCAAACGATTCCCGAATTTACTACAGAACAACATTGGAGCGGTAGGAACGGTTATCTTTCTACGATTCATCAATCCAGCGATCGTGTCCCCACAAGAGTTGGGCATCGTTGGAAAGCAAGTCCCCACTCAAATCAAGCGTGGTCTCATGCTAATGTCCAAAATTCTGCAAAACATTGCGAACCACGTGGAATTCTCCAAAGAGCAGCACATGCTCTGTTTCAACGACTTCCTGCGATCGCACTTCGAGGGCGGTCGGAGATTCTTCATTCAAATCGCTTCCGATTGTGAAACTGTTGATCAAACGTCGCACAGTATGAGCTTCATATCGGATGCGAACGTGCTGGCACTGCATCGCTTGTTGTGGTCTCACCAGGAACGCATCGGAGACTATCTGTCGAGCAGTCGAGATCACAAAGCCGTCGGAAGACGTCCGTTTGATAAGATGGCAACGCTGTTGGCGTATCTTGGGCCGCCGGAGCACAAACCTGTGGATTCGCACCTGTTGTTTTCAAGCTATGCGCGCTGGAGTTCGATCGATATGTCGTCGACAAACTTTGAGGAGATAATGGTCAAGCATCAGATGCACGAGAAGGAGGAGTTCAAGACGCTCAAGTCGATGAACATTTTCTATCAGGCTGGCACGAGCAAAGCGGGTAATCCGGTGTTTTACTACATTGCTCGACGGTACAAGATCGGAGAGACGAATGGAGACTTGCTGATTTACCACGTGATACTGTCGCTGAAACCGTTCTGCCACTCGCCGTTTGAAGTTGTGATCGACTTTACGCACACCTGTTCGGATAACCGCTTCCGGACGGAGTTCCTTCAAAAGTGGTTCTACGTTCTTCCGGAGGTTGCGTATGAGAATCTGCACGCAGTTTACATTTACAATTGCAATTCATGGGTTCGAGAGTATACCAAGTTTCACGATCGCATACTGGTACCGCTGAAAGGTTGTCGTAAGCTGATCTTCCTAGATTCGCCAGCTAAACTTAACGATGTCATCGATCCCGAACAGCAAAAACTTCCCGGTGCGACACTTTCGCTGGACGAAGATTTGAAGGTGTTCAACAACGCACTCAAACTGAGTCACAAAGACACCAAGGTTGCTATTAAGGTTGGACCAACGGCACTGCAGATTACATCCGCTGAGAAGACAAAAGTGCTAGCACATTCGGTGCTGCTGAACGATGTGTACTATGCGTCTGAAATTGAAGAAGTTTGTCTGGTAGACGATAACCAGTTTACGTTGTCCATTGCCAACGAGAGTTCCCAGCTGAGTTTCATACACAACGACTGCGACAACATCGTCCAAGCAATAATCCACATCCGCAACCGGTGGGAGCTGAGTCAACCGGACTCGGTGACGGTTCATCAGAAGATACGTCCGAAGGATGTTCCTGGTACGCTACTGAACATGGCGCTGCTGAATTTGGGTTCGTCCGATCCCAACCTGAGAACGGCTGCCTACAATCAGCTGTGCGCGTTGACGGCGACGTTCGATCTCAAAATCGAGGGCCAACTGCTGGAAACGCAGGGATTGTGCATTCCGTCGAACAACACCATCTTCATCAAGTCGGTTAGCGAGACGCTTGCCACGAACGAGCCACATTTGACGCTCGAGTTCCTGGAAGAGTGTATTCAAGGCTTTCAACGGAGTACGATTGAGCTGAAGCATTTGTGTTTGGAGTACATGACACCGTGGTTGGCTAATTTGGTGCGGTTTTGTAAACCATCCGACGAAGGTAAACGCCAGAAGCAGGTTGCGCTGATTTTGGAGAAGCTGATCAATCTCACCATTGACCAGAAGGAGATGTACCCCTCGATACAGGCGAAGATCTGGGGGTCGATTGGTCAAATCCCCGAGCTGATTGATATGGTTCTGGATAATTTTATTCATAAATCGGTGAGCTCCGGGTTGGGATCGCCACAGGTGGAGATCATGGCTGATACAGCGGTGGCGTTGGCTTCCGCAAATGTACAACTAGTGGCGAAGAAGGTGATTGGGCGACTGTGTCGAGTTATGGACAAAACGTGTCATTCACCAACGCAGTATCTCGAGCAGCACATGATGTGGGACGACATCGCGATTCTGGCCCGCTACTTGCTCATGTTGTCGTTCAACAACTGCTTGGACGTCGCCCGTCATCTGCCGTACCTGTTTCATTCGGTAACGTTCCTGGTGTGCAGCGGATCTCTGTCGATGCGCGCCTCAACCCACGGTCTAGTCATCAACATCATACACTCACTGTGTACGTGTACAAAGCCCTCCTTTTCGGAGGAAACCCAGCGCGTCCTTCGCCTGTCGTTGGACGAGTTCTCGTTGCCAAAGTTCTATCTGCTGTTCGGTATCAGCAAGGTCAAATCCGCAGCCGTGACTGCGTTCCGTTCGTCGTGTCGTCATCCGAACGATCGCTGGCTGGGAAATGAACGAGTCTCGCAGGCTCCTCCCGCCGATCGTGAACGGCTAGCGCTACCCTCGCTGGAGGTCATCACCGATGCGCTGCTGGAAATCATGGAGGCCTGCATGCGAGACATCCCCGAGTGCGACTGGTTGCAGACGTGGACATCGCTGGCGAAGAGCTTCGCCTTCTGCTACAATCCTGCGCTGCAACCGAGGGCGTTGATCGTTTTCGGGTGCATCTCCAAGAGTATTACCGACCAGGACGTCAAACAATTGCTGCGGATCTTGGTGAAGGCCCTGGAGTCCTTCAACGATATAATTCTGCTGGAGGCTCTAGTCATGTGTCTAACACGCCTGCAACCGCTGCTCCGTCCAGAGTCCCCGATCCACAAGGCCCTGTTCTGGATAGCGATCAGCGTGCTCCAGCTGGACGAATCAACGCTGTACGCGGCCGGGCTGGCGCTGCTCGAGCAGAACCTCCACACGCTCAACTCGCAGCAACTGTTCGACAAGCAGAACATCGCCGACGTCATGATGGCAACGCGGGAACCCCTCGAGTGGCACTTCAAACAGCTCGACCACGCCGTCGGCCTCTCGTTCAAGTCCAACTTCCACTTTGCGCTGGTGGGCCACCTGCTGAAGGGGTTCCGCCACCCGACGCCGACGACCGTGTCGCGCACGTCGCGCATCCTCACCATGCTGCTGGGCATCATCGCCAAGCCCCAGCGCCGGGACAAGTTCGAGGTGACGCCGGAGAGTGTGGCGTACCTGACGG CACTCGTCTGTCTCTCGGAGGAGGTACGATCGCGGTGTCACGTGAAGCACACGCTACCGCGGGTGGACGTGGCCGGCGGAGATCCGACGGCAGCGGGTGCAGCCACAGGTGGAGCGCAGCCCGGAAGCGCTGGCGGAAACGGTGGGAACGTTAGGCGTCAAAAATCGTGGGACATGTTGGACCAGTCGGCGATTCAGTACGCGCGGCAGTCGCACAAGGTGCAGCAGCATCAG GAACGCGGCTCCCGCTCGTCCGTGTCCAACGAGTCGAACGTGCTGCTCGATCCGGAGGTGCTGCCGGATTCGTCCACGCAAGCACTGGTGCTGACGGTGCTGGCAACGCTGGTCAAGTACACCACCGACGAGACGGAAACGCGCGTGCTGTACCAGTACCTGGCCGAGGGTTCCGTTGTGTTCCCGAAGGTGTTTCCGGTGAT CCACTCGCTGCTCGACCAGAAGGTAAACAACGTGCTGTCGGTGTCCAACGATCAGATCGTGCTCGCTTCGGTGCAAAGCATCATCCAGAACATGCTGGCCAGCGAGGACGCCTCGCAGCAGCCGCTTCACTTCCTGCAGAGCTGCGGTTTCGGCGGACTGTGGCGATTCGCTGGACCGTTCACCAAG TACAACATGATGGTCGAATCCTCCGAACTTTTTGTCAACTGTCTGGAGGCGATGGTCGAGACGTGTCTGCCGGTGGAGGAAACCGCTCCGATGCCGCCGTCACCGCGGCCCTACAACCTGAGCTCGAGCCTGAGCAGCCTGACGCTGGGATCGCCGACGGACAAAG